In Candidatus Electrothrix scaldis, the genomic window TTCTAACGCCTTGAAGAATTACATAAAATGCTTGACAATGGTACTGAAAAATAGTGCGTACGGAGAATAATCGTTAGAAAGTGGGGTGAAAAGCGTGCCACAGGAACAGCATGATAAGAACCCAGTGCTTTGTCACTGGGTGGAGTTGGTGTCCTGGGCCACAGTCTGTTCAACAAGGGTGTCTGCGAGCTGCACTTGGGTGCTGCGGGCTTGGTGAAGGCGGGATTTGAGGGTGTCGCAGAGGGTGAGGAGTTCATCGACATCGGTATGGGTTGAAGAAAAATATCAATCATTCTGCCTTGGAAGAACCACCCTTTACGGACGAGACCCGTCTGGGAGAAATTTCCTGCCTTCCTGGTATGGACATGGTGTTCCTTTTTGATTTTGGCGATTCCTGGGAGTTTCAGGTGCTGGTGGAGGAAATCGATGCGGATACCGCTGTTGCATCGGAGCCTGTGCTGCTGAAAAGTCAGGGCAAGGCACCTGAGCAGTATCCAGGTTATGATGAGTAGTAAGCAGAGCTTCCTTTGTACGTTCCCAAGCTGGAGCTTGGGAAACAGGGGAAGAGGTGGCTTGTATAAATCTGCTTGACGGTGATACTAAATAGCAGTATCAGATAGATATGAACAGTAAAAATCGTAAAACCTTGGCGCTCATTTTTTCCAACCCTGTTCCGGGTAATCTTGAGTGGCACAGAATTGAGACGCTCTTTATAGCCCTTGGTGCGCAAGTGATAGAAGGAAGCGGTTCACGGGTAGCTTTTATCATCAACAGTGAAAAAGGCGATTTTCACAGGCCGCATCCTGGTAAGGA contains:
- a CDS encoding type II toxin-antitoxin system HicA family toxin — translated: MNSKNRKTLALIFSNPVPGNLEWHRIETLFIALGAQVIEGSGSRVAFIINSEKGDFHRPHPGKEAKRYQVRNARDFLTRAGVKA